The Sphingopyxis fribergensis genome contains a region encoding:
- a CDS encoding HprK-related kinase A, protein MKHNIRIAVGPVQFRIGSDWAEPIDALGRLYAGYPQDDARPAEATVRLFAARPWRRWLRPSVHIGGDFIVPDALPLPLSMGLLAAEMAMNLQVALGWRRHMLLHASAVARDGRAVILSGESGSGKSTLAALLGEGDWRLMGDEFTLIDPEGGDAFAFPRAVSLKNEAIAEVAAQVDPSRLGPLLAGTPKGDIRHLIPRSDAIAAMHEPARPALLLFPRFGGKAAIEAMGEGEAFVRLTEASTNYVALGEAGYAALTRLVRETPAFGISYPDSATGLALVEQLWAETAG, encoded by the coding sequence ATTCGCATTGCCGTCGGGCCGGTGCAGTTCCGGATCGGCAGCGATTGGGCCGAACCGATCGATGCACTCGGGCGCCTCTACGCCGGCTATCCGCAGGACGATGCCCGTCCGGCCGAGGCGACGGTGCGCCTGTTCGCGGCGCGACCGTGGCGGCGCTGGCTGCGGCCGTCGGTGCATATCGGCGGCGACTTCATCGTTCCCGACGCATTGCCGCTGCCGCTGTCGATGGGGCTGCTCGCCGCCGAGATGGCGATGAATTTGCAGGTCGCGCTCGGCTGGCGGCGGCACATGCTGCTCCATGCGAGTGCCGTCGCGCGCGATGGTCGCGCGGTGATCCTGTCGGGCGAATCTGGGTCGGGCAAATCGACCCTCGCCGCGCTGCTTGGTGAAGGCGACTGGCGGCTGATGGGCGACGAATTCACGCTGATCGATCCCGAGGGCGGCGATGCTTTTGCCTTTCCGCGCGCGGTCAGCCTAAAGAACGAAGCGATCGCCGAGGTCGCGGCACAGGTCGATCCGTCGCGGCTCGGCCCGCTGCTCGCGGGCACACCGAAAGGCGATATCCGCCATCTGATCCCGCGGTCCGATGCCATCGCCGCGATGCACGAACCCGCGCGCCCGGCGCTGCTGCTCTTCCCGCGCTTTGGCGGCAAGGCCGCGATCGAAGCGATGGGCGAGGGCGAGGCGTTTGTTCGGCTGACCGAGGCATCGACCAACTATGTCGCGCTGGGCGAGGCGGGTTACGCCGCGCTGACCCGGCTCGTTCGCGAAACGCCGGCGTTCGGCATTTCCTATCCCGACAGCGCGACGGGTCTTGCGCTCGTCGAGCAGCTTTGGGCGGAGACCGCCGGGTGA
- a CDS encoding nucleotidyltransferase domain-containing protein — MSAVRTFVDLLAGRRDPAALAPLDWDGVIGVARSEAMLATLAHRLAEADLPPTVAALFADQRAAAAVARRQALWEAEMARRALAPAGIEFVLLKGAAYAAADMACSAGRQIGDLDILVLAHDIRRAENLLLKAGWEWVKSDPYDDAYYREHMHELPPLIHKTRDRMIDVHHTILPRTHRVTPDALALMSDAVTSGSGYAVLNPADMACHCAAHMLADGDLQGGLRNLWDFHTMTRDFAEAGPGFWDQLGVRAALHGLQSAVHRAARLSRDLYGAALPSGWDRHDPTDAWFRRRLFARDDWGRVTDPLLEQAFYIRSHWLRMPPAMLAKHLWTKWRKR; from the coding sequence GTGAGCGCGGTGCGGACCTTTGTTGACCTGCTCGCCGGACGCCGCGATCCGGCTGCATTGGCCCCGCTCGACTGGGACGGCGTGATCGGCGTCGCGCGCAGCGAGGCGATGCTCGCGACGCTTGCGCACCGGCTTGCCGAAGCCGACCTGCCGCCGACCGTCGCCGCGTTGTTCGCCGATCAGCGAGCCGCCGCCGCGGTCGCACGGCGCCAAGCCTTATGGGAAGCCGAGATGGCGCGCCGTGCGCTCGCGCCCGCGGGGATCGAATTCGTGCTGCTGAAGGGTGCGGCCTATGCCGCCGCCGACATGGCCTGTTCCGCGGGGCGGCAGATTGGCGATCTCGACATATTGGTGCTCGCGCACGACATTCGCCGCGCCGAAAATCTGCTGCTCAAGGCGGGGTGGGAATGGGTGAAGTCCGATCCCTATGACGACGCCTATTACCGCGAGCATATGCACGAACTGCCGCCGCTGATCCACAAGACCCGCGACCGGATGATCGACGTGCACCACACGATCCTGCCGCGCACCCATCGGGTCACGCCGGATGCGCTGGCACTGATGAGCGACGCGGTGACGAGCGGCAGCGGCTATGCGGTGCTGAACCCCGCCGACATGGCGTGCCATTGCGCGGCGCATATGCTCGCCGACGGCGACTTGCAGGGCGGGCTGCGCAATCTGTGGGATTTTCACACGATGACGCGCGACTTTGCCGAGGCCGGTCCGGGCTTCTGGGACCAGCTAGGCGTGCGGGCGGCGTTGCACGGGCTGCAGAGTGCGGTGCACCGCGCGGCGCGGCTGTCGCGCGATCTTTATGGTGCGGCGTTGCCGAGCGGGTGGGACCGGCACGATCCGACCGACGCGTGGTTCCGCCGCCGTCTGTTCGCGCGCGACGATTGGGGTCGCGTGACCGACCCGCTGCTCGAACAGGCTTTCTATATCCGCTCGCACTGGCTGCGCATGCCGCCCGCGATGCTCGCGAAGCATCTCTGGACGAAGTGGCGCAAGCGCTAG
- a CDS encoding HAD-IA family hydrolase — MNGFPFAIVGFDLDGTLLDTLGDLAAAVNHALGLLDRAPLSTDAVRPMIGRGAKHMLEEGLRASGGVPDGAVERLYPELLHFYEAHIAVHSRPFPGVVAALDRLDALGVRTAVVTNKAEHLARVLLGEFDLADRMATIIGGDTLGVRKPSPEPIHAMTQQCGGGRVVFVGDSIYDVMAAKNAGVPSVAVSFGFLDRPAEELGADHVIDHFDELIPLLRTI, encoded by the coding sequence ATGAACGGATTTCCTTTTGCGATCGTCGGCTTCGACCTCGACGGCACGCTTCTCGATACGCTTGGCGACCTTGCCGCTGCGGTCAATCATGCACTGGGGCTGTTGGACCGCGCTCCGCTGAGCACCGACGCGGTACGGCCGATGATCGGCCGCGGCGCGAAGCACATGCTCGAGGAAGGCCTGCGCGCATCCGGCGGCGTACCCGATGGCGCGGTCGAGCGGCTCTATCCGGAACTGCTGCACTTTTACGAAGCGCATATCGCGGTCCACAGCCGCCCCTTTCCCGGGGTGGTCGCGGCGCTCGACCGGCTCGACGCACTGGGCGTGCGCACGGCGGTCGTCACCAACAAGGCCGAGCATCTGGCGCGCGTCCTGCTCGGCGAATTCGACCTGGCCGACCGCATGGCGACGATCATCGGCGGCGACACGCTCGGCGTCCGCAAGCCGTCGCCCGAACCGATCCACGCGATGACCCAGCAATGCGGCGGCGGGCGCGTCGTGTTTGTCGGCGACAGCATCTATGACGTGATGGCGGCGAAGAATGCTGGCGTGCCCAGCGTCGCGGTCAGCTTCGGCTTCCTCGACCGGCCCGCCGAGGAGCTCGGCGCCGACCACGTGATCGATCATTTCGACGAGCTGATCCCGCTGCTGCGAACGATCTAG
- the glmU gene encoding bifunctional UDP-N-acetylglucosamine diphosphorylase/glucosamine-1-phosphate N-acetyltransferase GlmU, whose protein sequence is MSNPIAAIVLAAGKGTRMKSDLHKVLHPIAGRPMLLHLMASVDELSPAKKVVIVGDKAEQLEAALAGSADLAVQAPQLGTGHAVQQAEGALAGFDGDVLILYGDVPFVPAATMQAMIDRLNAPDAPAVVVLAFEPADAQQYGRVITEGDYVTKMVEHKDATEAERAVRLCNSGLMAAKSADLFALLSRVTDDNAAKEYYLVDIVNIANADGRHCAVVVTDPYDVAGINSRGELAAMEGEWQARRRVQAMADGASLIAPDTVWFAWDTQLGRDVLIEPNVFFGPGATIADNVKIRANCHIEGAIVGTGCEVGPFARLRPGTVLGEKAKIGNFVETKKAVLGNGAKANHLTYLGDVTVGANANIGAGTITCNYDGYFKYRTEIGERAFIGSNSALVAPVRIGADAIVAAGSAVTRDVADGELRLVRGEQLIKPGWADRFHDAMRKKKAGK, encoded by the coding sequence ATGAGCAATCCGATCGCCGCTATCGTTCTTGCTGCGGGCAAGGGCACGCGCATGAAGTCCGACCTGCACAAGGTGCTGCATCCGATCGCGGGGCGGCCGATGCTGCTGCACCTGATGGCGAGCGTCGACGAACTCAGCCCCGCGAAGAAGGTCGTGATCGTCGGCGACAAGGCCGAGCAGCTCGAAGCCGCGCTGGCGGGCAGCGCCGATCTGGCGGTGCAGGCTCCGCAGCTCGGCACCGGCCATGCGGTGCAGCAGGCCGAAGGCGCGCTCGCGGGTTTCGACGGCGATGTGCTGATCCTCTATGGTGATGTGCCCTTCGTCCCCGCCGCGACGATGCAGGCGATGATCGACCGGCTGAACGCGCCCGACGCCCCCGCGGTCGTCGTGCTCGCGTTCGAGCCCGCCGATGCGCAGCAATATGGCCGCGTGATCACCGAGGGCGATTATGTCACCAAGATGGTCGAGCATAAGGACGCGACCGAGGCCGAGCGTGCGGTGCGCCTCTGCAACTCGGGGCTGATGGCCGCGAAGTCGGCGGACCTCTTCGCGCTGCTTTCGCGCGTTACCGACGATAATGCGGCGAAGGAATATTATCTCGTCGATATCGTCAATATCGCGAACGCCGATGGGCGCCACTGCGCGGTCGTCGTCACCGATCCCTATGACGTCGCGGGCATCAACAGCCGCGGCGAACTCGCAGCGATGGAGGGTGAGTGGCAGGCGCGGCGGCGTGTACAGGCAATGGCCGACGGCGCCAGCCTGATCGCCCCCGACACCGTCTGGTTCGCCTGGGATACCCAGCTTGGCCGCGATGTGCTGATCGAACCCAATGTCTTCTTCGGCCCCGGCGCGACCATCGCCGACAATGTGAAAATCCGCGCCAATTGCCATATCGAAGGCGCCATCGTCGGCACTGGTTGCGAAGTCGGTCCGTTCGCGCGGCTGCGCCCCGGCACGGTCCTTGGCGAGAAAGCGAAGATCGGCAATTTCGTCGAAACCAAGAAAGCAGTGCTCGGCAACGGCGCGAAGGCGAACCACCTGACCTATTTGGGCGATGTGACGGTCGGCGCGAACGCGAATATCGGCGCGGGCACGATCACCTGTAACTATGATGGCTATTTCAAATATAGAACCGAGATTGGCGAGCGCGCTTTCATCGGATCGAACAGCGCGCTCGTCGCGCCGGTCCGGATCGGTGCCGATGCGATCGTCGCCGCGGGCAGCGCGGTCACGCGCGACGTCGCCGACGGCGAACTCCGCCTTGTCCGCGGCGAGCAATTGATCAAGCCCGGCTGGGCCGATCGCTTCCACGACGCGATGCGCAAGAAAAAGGCGGGCAAGTAA
- a CDS encoding GNAT family N-acetyltransferase, producing MPAPTLTTARLVLRQLRVDDAAALFPVLSDPEVMVWWSSGPHASPAETEAYVKGNASEGQGYLCWAITAGDDVALGWVILIDGKPDVKEIGYILRRDRWGSSIAREAVARVIDHGFGALKLRRIFADTDPENPGSIGLLERLGFQREGRLRSEWETHIGVRDSLIYGLLRDEWMMEKTK from the coding sequence ATGCCCGCGCCGACGCTGACGACCGCGCGCCTTGTGCTGCGCCAGCTGCGTGTGGATGATGCCGCTGCGCTGTTTCCAGTGTTGTCGGATCCTGAAGTGATGGTCTGGTGGTCGAGCGGGCCGCACGCATCGCCCGCCGAGACCGAGGCCTATGTCAAAGGCAATGCGAGCGAAGGGCAGGGCTATCTTTGCTGGGCGATTACCGCCGGCGACGATGTTGCGCTCGGCTGGGTGATCCTGATCGACGGCAAGCCCGATGTGAAAGAAATCGGCTATATCCTGCGCCGCGACCGCTGGGGCAGCAGCATCGCGCGCGAAGCGGTGGCACGGGTGATCGATCATGGTTTCGGCGCACTGAAACTGCGCCGCATCTTTGCCGACACCGACCCCGAAAACCCGGGCTCGATCGGATTGCTCGAACGGCTGGGGTTCCAGCGCGAGGGCCGGCTGCGCAGTGAGTGGGAAACGCATATCGGCGTGCGCGATTCGCTGATCTATGGCCTGCTGCGCGACGAATGGATGATGGAGAAGACCAAGTGA
- a CDS encoding ribbon-helix-helix domain-containing protein, whose protein sequence is MTRILADLPDDEIKRLDRIAFEQGKSRAAVLRDAVASYQAQPGSSDGDWIERGFGLWSRHGISVDPRDYDRKRRAEWTRPWDDDYEEARAESPDMFDAEDDRQRQIYLDMIAGKYPEPKSPHPK, encoded by the coding sequence ATGACCCGCATTCTTGCCGATCTTCCGGATGACGAGATCAAGCGTCTCGACCGCATTGCTTTTGAGCAGGGCAAAAGCCGGGCAGCTGTGCTGCGCGATGCCGTGGCGTCGTATCAGGCGCAACCGGGGTCGAGCGATGGCGATTGGATCGAACGCGGCTTCGGCTTGTGGTCACGCCACGGTATTTCCGTCGATCCGCGCGACTATGATCGAAAGCGTCGCGCCGAATGGACGCGGCCTTGGGATGATGACTATGAAGAAGCGCGCGCGGAATCGCCGGACATGTTCGATGCCGAGGACGATCGGCAGCGGCAAATCTATCTGGACATGATCGCCGGCAAATATCCCGAACCCAAAAGTCCGCATCCCAAGTGA
- a CDS encoding PIN domain-containing protein, protein MSGYTFDANIVIDALAGYPPARAEIERATRNGVRPWISRMVWIEVMSKGDERMVSDVMAFLAHFGLDEIDDEISARAAALRRDRPRLKSPDAIILATAQTRGRVLITRNTRDFPANMPGIRVPYTL, encoded by the coding sequence GTGAGCGGTTATACGTTCGACGCAAATATCGTCATCGACGCACTCGCCGGTTATCCGCCGGCAAGGGCGGAAATTGAGCGCGCGACCCGCAATGGCGTCCGGCCCTGGATCAGCCGCATGGTGTGGATCGAGGTGATGTCCAAGGGCGACGAGCGCATGGTCAGCGACGTCATGGCCTTTCTGGCGCATTTCGGCCTTGATGAAATCGATGATGAAATCTCTGCACGGGCGGCGGCGCTGCGCCGCGACCGTCCGCGCTTGAAGTCGCCAGACGCCATCATTCTCGCCACCGCCCAAACCCGTGGGCGCGTTCTTATCACCCGAAATACAAGGGATTTCCCGGCGAATATGCCGGGCATCCGTGTTCCCTATACACTCTAA